ATCCCTGGATGGCACATTGACGGCGGCGAGGCGGACTTGTCTCGCGGTTTGTCTGATGCCCAGTCATCTGTGCGCAACATGGAGTATGTTTGGCTGGCTAACTTTACTGGATGCCCTGCTATCAGTTGTCCCGCTGGTTATGCACCAGATAGCGGTGTACCTATCGGTCTGATGGCTATGAGCGAATGGGGTACTGAAGAAGAGCTGTTTGCCTTTGCTCGAGATGGAGAGCCTATCTTGGGCCTTCCTGGTAGCAGTCCTTTGCTCGAGGAAAATGAAATTGCCTCGGCAGGTCAGGGTCTGCGGACTCCTTCTGATGACCTCTCTGTGTGGGAAGACATCATCGCGCAGGCTAAGGAGAAGATATCGTAAGGAGAAGGAACGCTACGACCAACATTGGGAGACTGAACTCTTTGTCTTTTTGTATAGTCCACTGCATTTATTCACTGCTTTTGCATCGTCTGAACAAGATACGTCCCATGAGCTTATCTGTGCATTCCCCCATTACGGGGTTCGACGTGTTGTAGATAGACTGCAAAGCCCAAATATTGCGTGCTTCTCTATCGAGCGTCTACTGTTGAAAACTGCTGCCAATACTTGGTTGGCTCGCATTGCACGGAGTAACCCGAATTTGATATCTGACACTGAGGATCTGCACGGATGTGCTATCGACGCCACTGATGCAGATCACTCTCGCTCATGCAGTTTTCTACATATAACCTGCATCATGTCGTATAACCAATGCTATACTGAATCCATGTGTCTCTATAGAACTGAGGGGTTTTTGAGGAGCCATATAATAGGGGAAAGAAAGTAACCCCCTATCAGATAGATCGACTCTCCGCAAAGTCGAAGAaaccaagagatcaaactcTTCTACAACATCCATCTCATGTTTCAAATTATTCCATTTGAAAGAATTCCGACCCAATACTCCTTACATGCAGGGTAGACTATTCCTAATATTCGACTGATATTGCTTGCATGTGGTATTTACTTTAGTGATTTTATAGATGGCCCTGGCGGTTAAGAATCCTTTTCGACCAAACATGCATAGATCGGCTATTTTGACCACATATGTAGATGGATCGCGACTAGCGTAATGTTATGCATATTGCCCAAGTTGCGTGTTGCGTCATAATGGATGTTCTTGGCAGCACGATATTCATACATATCTCTAGTCAATTTCGTGAAATAACACACAGAAAATTTGAAAGTTCTCAGGGTCTCTTTTCCAATCGGGGCAACGCCCATGTCACACTGGGCCTAGTATACAACACGATCTCTTATAAGCTCGGACgcttgagattgagattttCCCCCTTGCAATGTAGTGTTTCAAGTGGAGACCTTGAACTACGGAAAGGACATTTGGTATGCTCGACTTTATGATACCTACACCGGGGAGTCCAAACACTCCTGTGAAACCGCGAGATGGTGAATTCTCCAAATGATTTGGTCCATGCTCAGTTTTTAGTTGTGCAAGCAATGATACCACTAAACGTCCCAGTTCGAGACCCTCCTTGATGCACATCGGATCCAGCTCAATTCAGTTTGGCTACTAGATAACTATGCTCTCGGACTCGTCCTTAGCTCAATTAACACGATTCACGAGGATCGGCGGTAAACGGGATATTGTGATTTGAGACTTACTTGTGTCACTACTTTTGGGGAAAAGGGTTAAATCTATAGGGCACAATTTGCTATAGATATAATAGCACTCAACTGTCTCTATCTTGCATAGAAGGGCCCGTGTTACCTTCAACCTAGGACATTCTCTTATACACCTAGTCCCATTTTAAACAATCTCAGAACAATCTCAACCTCATCACACAAGACGCAGGTGGCATCCAATCTTTCCATTACCAGTATCGTTGAACAAGAGCCCCTGGCTGCAAAGCTTACAGGGGAAAGATTGAAGAAACGCGCTTTGAAGGAGATCTTGCAATACTTCGAGGCTTTTGGGCTTTCATTGATGGAGGCTGCTATTGGCTCTCGTCTGCACCGCGGTATCAGAGCTTTGAGTTGATGTAGACCAAGACTTCCAATGCAATTGAAGATTGATAACCTTTAAGACCTGTTTGGAGGAATgagtttctccaacattgtTGAGATAGTCATCCAGAGAAGCATCAAGTCTAGTAAACAGGTGAGTACGCATGGTGTTAAAGTAAAGGGACTCTTGAAGAACTGCTAACCTCGTATGGCTCTTCATCGGTTATCTAATGTACAGGAGTCTACACCAGGTATATAAAGATGCACTAATAGTACTCATCGGCTTAGAAACGAATCTGGGGTAATATACAGAGAATAACGAAGACGACGCCGCGTCAAAACAAACAAAGCAGAAAGCCTCCTCGCAGTGATCTCGTGGGTTTCAAATTAAAATTCCCTCAAGAGGGTTCGGAATAAAGAATTCACAACCCAGATGCGCTGCTTCGCCGTGATCCTGGAGCTCCCTCAGGATCTGCTCTCCAGGATGAGGCCCATCAGTAAGATTCTCCTTGATGTGAATGATGTAAACCTTCAGTCCTTCCAGAGGAAGAGCTGTATCATCAACCCAATTCTCAGAGTCTGGATGTCCCAGAACATCCCTGGGAGCCACTTTTGGTATCAGGGGGATCTCGAATGACTCGCTCCGATGCGAATGAGGCTCAATGAGCGGCTCAAATGCCCTGCCTTTATCGGTGGAGGATTTTGAAGTCCGTTTCGAGCGAGGGCTGACTTGCTCGCTGCTGATCTCGACGGGCCCTACGGGTTCACGCTTGCGCTTTTTCTCGCCGATGCTCAACCCTCGCACTTCCGTGACCTTGTTGGCCAGCACACTAAGCTCAGAGACTAGATGTCGTGGACACATGTGGCCGTAGAGATATGAGTCGTCAGTGCTGTCATTGTAGGAACATTCGATGAAGATCGCGCGGAGTTTGCCCGTGGCGATTTTCGGTGCGGCGGCTTCCCATACTCGTTTGTTGTGAGTTCCCATGGAAACTGCATCCGGCTCAACGTCACCGAAGACGATGATTTCGTGGCCGGTGTGATGATCGCGGAGAAAGAAGGCGGAGCTCTCGACTGTTGCCATCCCTGATTCTTTGGGGTTGGATGGAAGTTGACGTGGGGAGCGAGCGGGGGAGTAATAACTAGCAGTGGTTAATACGATTCCGGCGAAAACTGCCAATCGTAGCTTACCTGCCCTCGGTATGGTCTACTGAAATCGCTCTCGAAGGAAGCATAAATTGGTGGTCAGAAAACACGGTGCTCCCGATTCGATGATGCGTCCCGCTTTCTGGGTGGTATCGCTGCCTGCACCGGCCATGGCTAACACTCAGGCATTTTGTCAACAGGCCGTTGCAAGCCCTGACATAGCCCCTACTTTCTCCGCGGCCGAAACGAGGGTTTCCACCTTCCACCAAGCGTTGATATGTGAGAAGACCAGCCCCGCCATCCTCATCCGACAAATTAGGCCAGATGATATCGTTGAACATGTGGTTCTTGATGGCGGATAGTACAGATGGTAAAGCAGCCACGGGCTTGGGTCCATTACCCGCCTCCAGAATTGGAGTGTTAATAGCCAGCCCTGAGATATGATCCAGATGAGGATGTGTGATGAGAACAGCGCCGATAATTTCGCGAAATACATGGGCTGCATTTGCTTGTGCTGTTCTGCAAGGCAGCTCAAGCCCCTGAAAAGGCCCACTTGTCATCACGCCGCGATCATCCTTGCATTCGGGGATGTATCGTTCCAGCAGTCGAATTATGCCTGCAAGAAGGGTACCTGCATCCACGGCTACCACCGAGTCTGTAGACCATTTCGTAGACGTGGACCGGACAAGAATTCCTGTGACGCTATCCTCACGAGGTCCACCCGTCGGGCCCTGAGGGAGTCAGCATCCAGCAAAGTAAAGTTACAGGGGTTCATCTGCTAGAGCCCGTCATCAGGCAAGTTGAGAAGACCACTTTTAAATCGCCCAAGTGCATCTCAACACATGG
The nucleotide sequence above comes from Penicillium digitatum chromosome 1, complete sequence. Encoded proteins:
- a CDS encoding CAMP-specific phosphodiesterase, putative; this translates as MDETSETMADQPVFQVIVLGPTGGPREDSVTGILVRSTSTKWSTDSVVAVDAGTLLAGIIRLLERYIPECKDDRGVMTSGPFQGLELPCRTAQANAAHVFREIIGAVLITHPHLDHISGLAINTPILEAGNGPKPVAALPSVLSAIKNHMFNDIIWPNLSDEDGGAGLLTYQRLVEGGNPRFGRGESRGYVRACNGLLTKCLSVSHGRCRQRYHPESGTHHRIGSTVFSDHQFMLPSRAISVDHTEGSYYSPARSPRQLPSNPKESGMATVESSAFFLRDHHTGHEIIVFGDVEPDAVSMGTHNKRVWEAAAPKIATGKLRAIFIECSYNDSTDDSYLYGHMCPRHLVSELSVLANKVTEVRGLSIGEKKRKREPVGPVEISSEQVSPRSKRTSKSSTDKGRAFEPLIEPHSHRSESFEIPLIPKVAPRDVLGHPDSENWVDDTALPLEGLKVYIIHIKENLTDGPHPGEQILRELQDHGEAAHLGCEFFIPNPLEGILI